One Polypterus senegalus isolate Bchr_013 chromosome 10, ASM1683550v1, whole genome shotgun sequence DNA segment encodes these proteins:
- the LOC120538089 gene encoding histone H3-like, giving the protein MARTKQTARKSTGGKAPRKQLATKAARKSAPATGGVKKPHRYRPGTVALREIRRYQKSTELLIRKLPFQRLVREIAQDFKTDLRFQSSAVMALQESSEAYLVGLFEDTNLCAIHAKRVTIMPKDIQLARRIRGERA; this is encoded by the coding sequence atggcaagaaCGAAGCAAACCGCTCGTAAGTCTACTGGTGGCAAAGCACCTCGTAAACAGTTGGCTACCAAGGCAGCTCGTAAGAGCGCTCCTGCTACCGGCGGTGTTAAGAAGCCTCACCGTTACAGGCCCGGCACAGTCGCCCTGCGGGAGATTCGCCGTTACCAGAAATCTACTGAGCTTCTAATCCGCAAATTGCCTTTCCAGAGGTTGGTGAGAGAAATCGCACAGGACTTTAAGACCGACCTCCGTTTCCAGAGCTCCGCTGTTATGGCCCTGCAGGAGTCTAGTGAAGCTTACTTGGTTGGGCTGTTTGAAGACACCAACCTGTGTGCCATTCACGCCAAGAGAGTCACCATAATGCCCAAGGACATCCAGCTGGCTCGCCGTATTCGTGGGGAACGCGCATAA
- the LOC120538090 gene encoding histone H2B 8-like: protein MPEPKSAPAPKKGSKKTVSKSQAKGGKKRRKTRKESYSIYVYKVLKQVHPDTGISSKAMGIMNSFVNDIFERIAGEASRLAHYNKRSTISSREIQTAVRLLLPGELAKHAVSEGTKAVTKYTSSK from the coding sequence ATGCCGGAACCGAAATCTGCTCCAGCGCCTAAGAAGGGCTCCAAGAAAACCGTTTCGAAGAGCCAAGCCAAGGGTGGCAAGAAACGCAGAAAGACCAGGAAAGAAAGCTATTCCATCTATGTGTACAAGGTACTGAAGCAAGTTCACCCCGATACGGGTATCTCGTCTAAGGCAATGGGCATCATGAACTCCTTTGTGAATGATATTTTTGAGCGCATCGCCGGTGAGGCTTCTCGTCTCGCTCATTACAACAAGCGCTCCACCATTTCCTCCCGGGAAATCCAGACTGCTGTGAGACTCCTGCTACCTGGAGAGCTGGCCAAGCACGCCGTGTCTGAGGGCACCAAAGCAGTTACTAAGTACACCAGCTCCAAATAA